CATGTAGACAGACATAAGGCAAATAAAAGACACAGAGTGGTGATGGCACCGTAACTAGGAAGAAGCACTTACTTGTTCCTATTAGAGTTGCAGAACCAGCTTCattaattatatcaaaataatctCAAAATAGTTCTTACCTACAACCAGAGTCAGTACAACTATTTCCatgtaaatattaaacaatacTCATCAGGACTTGAATGAGTTACGAGTACCATAAATAAGCATTACAATGACCCAAGATGAATGTAACTAAATTCCTTTTAAAGCAAGCAAACGATCTAATTAGAAGAATACTCAAGTTTCAACATTACTAATTAGAATACTTAAGTTTCAACattacaaaattaacaaaaaaagaaaagctacaCACTACAAGGAAAGAATTACTACGTCATATCAAACTTTCAAAAACtgcattttatttgaaaatgcAATAGCAATCCAATCAGGCTGAGCAGCAGACCATTGAAGCTGGTTAATCTCAGAAGAAGCAGAGTACATAGACATGGGATCAATCCCATTAGGGCCGGCAACAGTAGGCAGATCCCAAATAAGAGCCTGAGCATCATCCCCAGCAGAACAAATATGTCTACAACTCTGAGGAGCCCAAGCAATAGCATTAACACTAGCTCTATGCCTCTCCAACTCAGCAACAGGCGTAGTAGGAGACCTAATATCCAAGATCACAACTTTATTGCTATCCATTAATATAGTAGCCATATACCTCAAATCCTGCTTATTCCAAGCTAACCTAAGCAAAGGCGTATCAGGCCGAGGACTTTCATAAAGAATAGTAGAATGCTCCTTGTCTCTCAAATCAAAGATTCTAACAGACCCATCAGCAGAAACAGAAGCAAAGACCCTAGCTTCACCCCAAGCCATATCATAAACCTCCTTATCATGAGCAATAAGTTGAGTTTCAACACAACCCTTTTCAATATCCCAAATAGTACAAGTAGTATCAATACTACAAGTACCAATTCTCTTAGGTTCAATCTCATTCCAATCAAAAGAAGTTAAAGGAGCACAAAATTCACTACTTTTACTATTATTCAATACAGATAAAGGTTCAACAACATCACCACGGATTTCCCAGAGGCGAAGATAATCGCCAGAGGAAGCCAGCAAGTCAGAGGATGACTTGCGAAGCGAAGAAGCAGGATGGAACATAAGCTTAGTTGGTGGGTACGGATGGTCAAATGAAACCGATGGGTGGGTTTTAAAAGAAAGTGTTTCTGTATTTAAGGAGAGAATGTCTACTCTGTTACTGTAGTCTTCAATAAAACTGCCCACCGCGATGCGGTGGTGGTgggtggaggaggaggagggaGAGGAAGAGAAGGCCATGGCGTAAAGTGGGTAAGGAGAGTCATAGGTTATGGAGTTTTCGGATTTGAGATGGGATTCCTGGGTCGagttttccatttctttcaatgGGAAAATGGGATTCAAATTTGTGTTGGGATTTTGTGTGTGGATTTGAAgtgtaattatgtgttttatATTTAGGAAAGCAATGGAATTGGAAGGAACCGAAAGTCAATTCTCAGAAGAGGGAAAATTCATCGGAAGAAGACTTCTACCTTCCAGTTAGTTGGCTGGCCGCAAATTAGCTTTCGTGGTCCACAGTACATTCCGACTCATTTTTATTGGTAGAAGAATTagtgtttctctttttttttttacgaAAAAGACTTAGTGTTTTAAACTTTATACTGCATCTGCGCGTACGATGctgatgtatttttttttaaaaaggagtaatttatatttattaaatttatattaaatattttatttatttatttatttattaaatatatagtaaatatttattgtttaattattaaatatttattgtttaattattaaatatttactatatatatatatttataatataactttagtttttcttaCTAACTGTATAGCGACGATTTACGGTATatgtctatattatatatgtacaACTGAATGAATTAGtgggtataatttttattaatgacgAATATCTATTGACAAACTAatgaattttatgtttataaattatgaatgttatattaatcataaatttatgcatcataaaaataataaaaaatttcataataaaactatattttatttgaaaatattgatgAGCATTATATATACAGACAATGAACATTAGTactagataataaatattattttaacctTGATTAATAATACATGAAACGATATGAATATAAACATTAATTGTATTGAATATTAAGTTCATAGATAATGAatacttaaaaatagaaaaattaattattatacaatattatatctaatgcatattatgcatataaaaattgaacattttaatatatgtaaatcaacaaaaaaatattaatatataaccaGCCTAATGAACTTTTTAGAcatgtattattatattctgacatatataacttttatttttacatgtGTACTTATTATTAACACTTAGAATTcaaatacataattttatatttttttattaatttattgataatttttatattattaatattaataaaattctaaaatattaaaaaataacaaaaggttaaaaatatttaacttattattagttttaaatattttaaataataataaaatattaaaaatatatttaattttatatataattcaatttatattattatttataaccAAAATAATTACGACGATCGTacaatgaataaataaacaatcagtttttataaatatataaaaaaatttatttaaaatattattttaatataatattaattttaaattcattttatcataacattagaaaataaatttttttaaaatagtacaataaaataattataacaatcATATAACACGGGAATAAAtgactaatttttatattcaatatataaaaaaaatataaacaaattggttttattttttaaaatcaaatagtATAAGAAACACGTCCTTTTTTATCAAATGATGAAAAGACAGTAGAATTAGGATTTATTTACTCAATTCTAATCTCAGAGTTGTGAAAAATGGTGCCTAATCAAATTCACTCACCTTTGATTTAAATTCAATACATTTAAAATGATTAGCTTAACAATATGTTTAATAGTAtgtattttttcaataaaataggaaaactagtccttatattttaattcatgaagtaacatttaaatttacacatttttaGTCTAtgaatcaaaaagaaaaacaaaaaaaaagttttattcGTCTTCATCTTCTTATGACCAACACTTCTCAAACATTACAAAAATAGTCTTATTTtgtctaatttctttttctctattgcTACATTTTTAGCCTACcccattattttcatttttccttatatttttagcttattttttttgtaaagtaattaaaaaaatgcatttatacccaatataatttaagaaaattaaagttaattttttattttagacaattttctttttttagtttatgtaTATAAGTTTAAATTGTGCACTCACTTTTTAAATGGCTTCACCTTAATACTAGGGTGAAACACCAGTTCttatattgtatttttaaCTTCAAGTTATCCCTATAtggatattaaaatatttattgaatatGAATGATACACTCTTATTTCTTAAAGCTTCCAAACATGGCAGattattaatctttaaatttattttctttcctttttttgaaGGCTCATTTCTTGTCTATTTTGTTGAACTATCCCTACTAAAAATCTCAAACTAAGCAGAAAGCATTTTATAATGtaacaattttaaaactaaaattcaaTTCACAAACTTCATGGACTCACAATTTGAAACAAGGAGGAGGAGGACAAGGGAAAACTTTAGGAAATTCAGTATCTGACAACCCCCTTGTGGGTAAGTGACACCCTTGGCTTTGGCAAGTGAAGAGACAACTGCAAAATATAGACTAGATTGCATTTAGCTTCCATTTCCAATCTACTTGTGATGGCCTAAGACATGGAGAAAGGTCTTTAACAATGGAAATGTTTTTGTGATGATAATCAATGTCCTTGCTCATTCccaccaagaaaaatatactactGGGTGTCTTAACAAATGGTCATATCTCCCTAACTGTTGCTACAGAGATATGACAACTTGGTGTAATCAACTTGTAGCAGCAGCTTTGTTTAACTGTACTGCCCATCGCACTAATAAAATCATTCACTTGTTTAATTTGAATTCAACTTTAAATAGATATTAATAGGCAGCATGCCATGTAGCTGTAATATTAAGGACACACAGCATGTTGAGATCATGTTGTATTAATGATAACTTCTATCCACAAGACTTATAAATGCAAAGAAAAACCATAGCAAATGATAAATAAAGACATAATTAAAGTCACCTCTTATGTAAATTGATAAGAGTGTCTCAAATTTAAGTGTACAGAGACAAATAGTTTGCAGCCAGCGGGCAGTGAACATGCATTATCATACATCAAAAGAACAGCAATATGGACCAACTACAGATGGTAGCCACTTTTAATTTCGCATATCAAGGTCATTTGATGTCCAATACCTTCATCAATGTTGCATGGGTTTTAGCATTTTAAGGATTCTCACCTATCAACAGCAGTAACATATCCATGGAGCAAAGAAAATACTTGGCAGAAATTCAAAGTTATAGAGAAAGATGATTAATATCCTGTGAGAAGCCAAAGAAGATGGAGGATAACATGACTGACTTTAAAATCAAGCCGATACAAATGAGCATTCATAGACCAATCTGAAAGATATGCAGTTTGTTGGTGATTTGAGAAGTCACTGGAGTCTAATTAACGATGTTCTCAGAAGTAAAAATATTACCTGTTTGGATGTGCTACACCAGCAACAATGATAGATTTTACACTTCAAAAGAATGAACTTTACAATTTTTGGTCATGTGTGTcagaaaaatcaattaaatagtTCGTTCCAAGGGCCTGTAACTGGGTTCTTATGCAAAACAACCAAACTAATTGATCTATTATCAGAAACATGGACTAAGACTTGAGCACAGATGTGTATTGAAAGATCATATACAACAGGGTCGCCAATTGGAATGCCAATAGCACGATATATGTAACTATAGATATGCCAACAAAAGATTATTTTAGCTATAACCTATTTATACAAAAGACAGCGCACCTGAAAGATAAACCAGATGGGCATCCAACGGATGGCAAATTGTATAAGATATTCAACTGGAGTTCCACTCTGAGAAATTTGTCatgtaatttgaaaattaactGGTTGAGACACGGAGTTCTTGATCACTTTCTGCAAGGTTTccataatatatgaaaatgatGGACGTTTTGAGGGCTCACTGCAGCAAAAATCaatctaaaaattagaatGTAAAAGACTAGGAGCAAGAAACTAAAACAGTCACTATTCTTGAATCTGTGTCTTGTCTTAGGCAGGGTTGTATGAAAACCAACCCACTTCGTTGTTAAGAAAAGATACTAATCCATTACACTTTGATAgttcataaaagaattaataattcCACTTACGAAGTCAAGCATCTGTCAATTAAGGCAGCCACTGAAGGATTTATATTGTTTGGAATTTCAAGCCTTTGATTCTTAAAACCAACAGCTGCTACAACCTGCAACATGATAGATTGTGTACCCATTCAGCTTCTTCTCATCAATTAAATCATCTATGAACATCAAAATGCACCTAGTAATACATGTATGGATAAACACCATCTAGTTCATGTTTCCATTGTTCCTTCTTTTCTGAAAATTCATTCTTCACAAAAGTCCAGGATTCCATCTTGACATTCATAACTAAAATACTTAGCCAAAGAAATACCAAATTGACATCCACTTATTCTTTGTTAGTAATACCTGAAGCTCTCAGCCAGAAACAAATGATGAAATGAAAACCAATGGAAGTTGCAAATCAGAATTCATCTGATTCTGACTTTCCAGAGAACCATCACAGGCAGAAACTATTAAACTTCATGAAACTTTATAATGTACCACTAAGCAACCATAAAAAAGGACTAGCGAgggttctattgctaagttggTCCACTATAAATGCTCCAGCTGACAAtgataaattttgtttaaaccGAGAAGCAAAGAACCCGGTAATAACTTTTTTGCACTCCCCAGACTCTGCTCAAAGTTTAACCTAAGATTATAAGTGAAGTACAGTATTTTAGGACAAAGTACAAAcacatacacacacacacacacacactaaaaactaaaaagactTCCCTTTGCTTCATTCTTAATTGCTTCCTTTTCATTTCCCCTCCTTAAAACTGAATCAGACAAAAGCTGGTTCAACTATAATATACATGTGAGAAGTCTCAAAATTTTGTAAGAAAATTAGCAGCAAAAATAGCATTTCCCTTTGTTGCTAACAGAGAACAAACCAGCAAAATCAGTTACATCTGAGAAAACCGATTTTACATTACATTATCTTTTCTAACATCATTGTATGTTAACTTTGTGAAAATGAATTAATCCACATAacttatttttacatattttccTCAATTATTCGCATGTAGCAGGCAGCATGGTTATAGATAAACGACCTGTGCTTGATTCAAACTTCTCCAAGGTTGTTGAAGGGTCATAAGCTCCCACAAGATTACACCAAAGCTATAAACATCTGATTTCTCATCTGATGGCTCATTACGAAGAACTTCCGGTGCCATCCACTCAGGctaagaataaagaataagaattGGATGTTTTTACTTCTTTGATAACAAATAATTAGAGAAATATATAACTTGATAATTAAAGTAGAACTTACAGTCCCAGCTGCAGTTTTTGATGAAAGATATGTTTTTGCTTTTGAACGGGATAAACCAAAATCACAAACCTGGATAATCATATTTGTCAGATTTCCAGAACCAATAATTGTTAAGTGTCCCATCCTTGCTAATGGATTAACAATATGAAGTGGATATATTAACAGTGATCTCAACATGTTctgcaattaaaaaaaatttctaattcaaCCAGCATCCTAAAACCACCCCCCACCTGACCCCTAAAGAGTAGAAGAGAGCAGTCAGGTCATTTAGTTATTTACTTTCTCAGTTTATTTTCTGCTCCCCAATATATCAGAGCaaggggagagagagagagagagagagagag
The nucleotide sequence above comes from Ricinus communis isolate WT05 ecotype wild-type chromosome 6, ASM1957865v1, whole genome shotgun sequence. Encoded proteins:
- the LOC8267798 gene encoding protein TRANSPARENT TESTA GLABRA 1: MENSTQESHLKSENSITYDSPYPLYAMAFSSSPSSSSTHHHRIAVGSFIEDYSNRVDILSLNTETLSFKTHPSVSFDHPYPPTKLMFHPASSLRKSSSDLLASSGDYLRLWEIRGDVVEPLSVLNNSKSSEFCAPLTSFDWNEIEPKRIGTCSIDTTCTIWDIEKGCVETQLIAHDKEVYDMAWGEARVFASVSADGSVRIFDLRDKEHSTILYESPRPDTPLLRLAWNKQDLRYMATILMDSNKVVILDIRSPTTPVAELERHRASVNAIAWAPQSCRHICSAGDDAQALIWDLPTVAGPNGIDPMSMYSASSEINQLQWSAAQPDWIAIAFSNKMQFLKV